Proteins from a single region of Pongo pygmaeus isolate AG05252 chromosome 3, NHGRI_mPonPyg2-v2.0_pri, whole genome shotgun sequence:
- the WFS1 gene encoding wolframin, with amino-acid sequence MDSNTAPLGPSCPQPPPAPQPQARSRLNATASLEQERSERPRAPGPQAGPGPGVRDTAAPAEPQAQHTRSRERADGTGPTKGDMEIPFEEVLERAKAGDPKAQTEVGKHYLQLAGNTDEELNSCTAVDWLVLAAKQGRREAVKLLRRCLADRKGITSENEQEVRQLSSETDLERAVRKAALVMYWKLNPKKKKQVAVAELLENVGQVNEHDGGVQPGPVPKSLQKQRRMLERLVSSESKNYIALDDFVEITKKYAKGVIPSSLFLQDDEDDDELAGKSPEDLPLRLKVVKYPLHAIMEIKEYLIDMASRAGMHWLSTIIPTHHINALIFFFIISNLTIDFFAFFIPLVIFYLSFISMVICTLKVFQDSKAWENFRTLTDLLLRFEPNLDVEQAEVNFGWNHLEPYAHFLLSVVFVIFSFPIASKDCIPCSELAVIAGFFTVTSYLSLSTHAEPYTRRALATEVTAGLLSLLPSMPLNWPYLKFLGQTFITMPVGHLVVLNVSVPCLLYVYLLYLFFRMAQLRNFKGTYCYLVPYLVCFMWCELSVVILLESTGLGLLRASIGYFLFLFALPILVAGLALVGVLQFARWFMSLELTKIAVTMAVCSVPLLLRWWTKASFSVVGMVKSLTRSSMVKLILVWLTAIVLFCWFYVYRSEGMKVYNSTLTWQQYGVLCGPRAWKETNMARTQILCSHLEGHRVTWTGRFKYVRVTDIDNSAESAINMLPFFIGDWMRCLYGEAYPACSPGNTSTAEEELCRLKLLAKHPCHIKKFDRYKFEITVGMPFSSGAEGSRSREEDDVTKDIVLRASSEFKSVLLSLRQGSLIEFSTILEGRLGSKWPVFELKAISCLNCMAQLSPARRHVKIEHDWRSTVHGAVKFAFDFFFFPFLSAA; translated from the exons ATGGACTCCAACACTGCTCCGCTGGGCCCCTCCTGCCCGCAGCCCCCGCCAGCACCGCAGCCCCAGGCACGTTCCCGACTCAATGCCACGGCCTCGCTGGAGCAGGAGAGGAGCGAAAGGCCCCGAGCACCCGGACCCCaggctggccctggccctggtgTTAGAGACACAGCGGCCCCCGCTGAGCCCCAGGCCCAGCATACCAGGAGCCGGGAAAGAGCAGACGGCACCG GGCCTACAAAGGGAGACATGGAAATCCCCTTTGAAGAAGTCCTGGAGAGGGCCAAGGCCGGGGACCCCAAGGCACAGACTGAG GTGGGGAAGCACTACCTGCAGTTGGCTGGCAACACAGATGAAGAACTCAACAGCTGCACCGCTGTGGACTGGCTGGTCCTCGCCGCAAAGCAGGGCCGTCGGGAGGCTGTGAAGCTGCTTCGCCGGTGCTTGGCGGACAGAAAAG GCATCACATCCGAGAATGAACAGGAGGTGAGGCAGCTCTCCTCCGAGACCGACCTGGAGAGGGCTGTGCGCAAGGCAGCCCTGGTCATGTACTGGAAGCTCAACCCCAAGAAGAAGAAGCAGGTGGCCGTGGCGGAGCTGCTGGAGAACGTCGGCCAGGTCAATGAGCACG ATGGAGGGGtgcagccaggccctgtgccCAAGTCCCTGCAGAAGCAGAGGCGGATGCTGGAGCGCCTGGTCAGCAGCGAGT CCAAGAACTACATCGCGCTGGATGACTTTGTGGAGATCACTAAGAAGTATGCCAAGGGCGTCATCCCCAGCAGCCTGTTCCTGCAGGATGACGAAGATGATGACGAGCTGGCGGGGAAGAGCCCTGAGGACCTGCCGCTGCGCCTGAAA GTGGTCAAGTACCCCCTGCACGCTATCATGGAGATCAAGGAGTACCTGATTGACATGGCCTCCAGGGCGGGCATGCACTGGCTGTCCACCATCATCCCCACGCACCACATCAACGCCCTCATCTTCTTCTTCATCATCAGCAACCTCACCATCGACTTCTTCGCCTTCTTCATCCCGTTGGTCATCTTCTACCTGTCCTTCATCTCCATGGTGATCTGCACCCTCAAGGTGTTCCAGGACAGCAAGGCCTGGGAGAACTTCCGCACCCTCACTGACCTGCTGCTGCGCTTCGAACCCAACCTGGATGTGGAGCAGGCCGAGGTCAACTTCGGCTGGAACCACCTGGAGCCCTATGCCCACTTCCTGCTCTCTGTTGTCTTCGTCATCTTCTCCTTCCCCATCGCCAGCAAGGACTGCATCCCCTGCTCGGAGCTGGCTGTCATCGCCGGCTTCTTTACTGTGACCAGCTACCTGAGCCTGAGCACCCACGCAGAGCCCTACACGCGCAGGGCCCTGGCCACCGAGGTCACTGCTGGCCTGCTGTCACTGCTGCCCTCCATGCCCCTGAATTGGCCCTACCTGAAGTTCCTTGGCCAGACCTTCATCACCATGCCTGTCGGCCACCTGGTCGTCCTCAACGTCAGCGTCCCTTGCCTGCTGTACGTCTACCTGCTCTATCTCTTCTTCCGCATGGCGCAGCTGAGGAATTTCAAGGGGACCTACTGTTACCTGGTGCCCTACCTGGTGTGCTTCATGTGGTGTGAGCTCTCGGTGGTCATCCTGTTGGAGTCCACCGGCCTGGGGCTGCTCCGCGCCTCCATCGGctacttcctcttcctctttgccCTCCCCATCCTGGTGGCCGGCCTGGCCCTGGTGGGCGTGCTGCAGTTTGCCCGGTGGTTCATGTCTCTGGAGCTCACCAAGATCGCAGTCACCATGGCGGTCTGTAGTGTGCCCCTGCTGTTGCGCTGGTGGACCAAGGCCAGCTTCTCTGTGGTGGGGATGGTGAAGTCCCTGACGCGGAGCTCCATGGTCAAGCTCATCCTGGTGTGGCTCACGGCCATCGTGCTGTTCTGCTGGTTCTATGTGTACCGCTCAGAGGGCATGAAGGTCTACAACTCCACACTGACCTGGCAGCAGTATGGTGTGCTGTGCGGGCCACGCGCCTGGAAGGAGACCAACATGGCGCGCACCCAGATCCTCTGCAGCCACCTGGAGGGCCACAGGGTCACGTGGACCGGCCGCTTCAAGTACGTCCGCGTGACTGACATCGACAACAGCGCCGAGTCTGCCATCAACATGCTCCCGTTCTTCATCGGCGACTGGATGCGCTGCCTCTACGGCGAGGCCTACCCCGCCTGCAGCCCTGGCAACACCTCCACAGCTGAGGAGGAGCTCTGTCGCCTTAAGCTGCTGGCCAAGCACCCCTGCCACATCAAGAAATTTGACCGCTACAAGTTTGAGATCACCGTGGGCATGCCATTCAGCAGCGGCGCCGAGGGCTCGCGCAGCCGCGAGGAGGACGACGTCACCAAGGACATCGTGCTGCGGGCCAGCAGCGAGTTCAAGAGTGTGCTGCTCAGCCTGCGCCAGGGCAGCCTCATTGAGTTCAGCACCATCCTGGAGGGCCGCCTGGGCAGCAAGTGGCCTGTCTTCGAGCTCAAGGCCATCAGCTGCCTCAACTGCATGGCCCAGCTCTCGCCCGCCAGGCGGCACGTGAAGATCGAGCACGACTGGCGCAGCACCGTGCATGGCGCCGTGAAGTTCGCCTTCGACTTCTTCTTCTTCCCGTTCCTGTCGGCGGCCTGA